A single window of Oreochromis aureus strain Israel breed Guangdong linkage group 7, ZZ_aureus, whole genome shotgun sequence DNA harbors:
- the cnot1 gene encoding CCR4-NOT transcription complex subunit 1 isoform X3 has translation MNLDSLSLALSQISYLVDNLTKKNYRASQQEIQHIVNRHGPEADRHLLRCLFSHVDFSGDGKSSGKDFHQTQFLIQECVSLISKPNFISTLCYAIDNPLHYQKSLKPSAHLFTQLSKVLKLSKVQEVIFGLALLNSSNTDLRGFAAQFIKQKLPDLLRSYVDADLGGNQEGGFQDIAIEVLHLLLSHLLFGQKGASGVGQEQIDAFLKTLCRDFPQERCPVVLAPLLYPEKRDILMDRILPDSGELAKTRMESSLAEFIQEVGYGFCASLDECRNIIVQYGVREVTASQVARVLGMMARTHSGLTDGIPLQSISAPGSGIWSDGKDKNDGSQSHTWNVEVLIDIVKEVNPNLNFKEVTYELDHPGFIIRDSKGLQIVVFGILRGLGIESFPVDLIYRPWKHAEGQLSFIQHSLMNPEVFCFADYPCHTVAIDILKAPPEDDNREIATWKSLDLVESLLRLSEVGQYEQVKQLFSFPIKHCPDMLVLALLQITTSWHTLRHELISTLMPIFLGNHPNSAIILHYAWHGQGQSPSIRQLIMHSMAEWYMRGEQYDQAKLSRILDVAQDLKSLSMLLNGTPFAFVIDLAALASRREYLKLDKWLTDKIREHGEPFIQACVTFLKRRCPSIMGGLAPDKDQPKSAQLPPETLATMLACLQSCAGSVSQELSETILTMVANCSNVMNKARQPPPGVMPKGRAPSTSTLDAISPVQMDPLSGIGGLNLGPTATSHNPSISFPTPVNTPFNNPQSPAKAFPPLPNPNPSTPFGSISGLPSQLPGALGTGIGPGLGMPAGSTDPFGPRKMSTPGLNPPTFQQTDLSQVWPEANQHFSKEIDDEANSYFQRIYNHPPHPTMSVDEVLEMLQRFKDSTIKREREVFNCMLRNLFEEYRFFPQYPDKELHITACLFGGIIEKGLVTYMALGLALRYVLEALRKPYGSKMYYFGIAALDRFKNRLKDYPQYCQHLASIGHFLQFPHHLQEYIEYGQQSRDPPVKMQGSITTPGSLALVQAQAQSQQPAGLKAPQPGQPSTLVTTTTTTTTASKTSTIARPTPSNFKKDVPPSINTTNIDTLLVATDQTERIVEPPENVQEKIAFIFNNLSQSNMTQKVEELKETVKEEFMPWVSQYLVMKRVSIEPNFHSLYSNFLDTLKNPEFVKMVLNETYRNIKVLLTSDKAAANFSDRSLLKNLGHWLGMITLAKNKPILYTDLEVKSLLLEAYVKGQQELLYVVPFVAKVLESSVRSMVFRPQNPWTMAIMNVLAELHQEHDLKLNLKFEIEVLCKNLSLDINELKPGNLLKDKEKLKNLEEQLSAPKKEAKPPEEMLPVSTAGDFVPFAAPPSTPAATTTTCATTGPPTPQFSYHDINVYALAGLAPHININVNIPLLQAHPQLKQCVRQSVERAVQELVHPVVDRSIKIAMTTCEQIIRKDFALDSEESRMRVAAHHMMRNLTAGMAMITCREPLLMSIATNLKNSFAAALRAPTPQQRDMMEEAAARIAQDNCELACCFIQKTAVEKAGPEMDKRLATEFELRKHARQEGRRYCDPVVLTYQAERMPEQIRLKVGGVDPKQLAVYEEFARNVPGFLPSNDLSQPTGFLAQPMKQQAWATDDVAQIYDKCIADLEQHLHAIPPALAMNPLTQALRSLLEAVALARNSRDGIAALGLLQKAVEGLLDATSGADADLLLRYRECHLLVLKALQDGRAYGPQWCNKQITRCLIECRDEYKYNVEAVELLIRNHLVNMQQYDLHLAQSMENGLHYMAVAFAMQLVKLLLVDERSVSHVTEADLFHTIETLMRTCAHSRANAPEGLPQLMDVVRSNYEAMIDRAHGGPNFMMHSGISQASEYDDPPGLREKAEYLLREWVNLYHSAAAGRDSTKAFSAFVGQMHQQGILKTDDLITRFFRLCTEMCVEISYRAQAEQQHNPAASAAIIRAKCYHNLDAFVRLIALLVKHSGEATNTVTKINLLNKVLGIVVGVLIQDHDVRQTEFQQLPYHRIFIMLLLELNAPEHVLETINFQTLTAFCNTFHILRPTKAPGFVYAWLELISHRIFIARMLAHTPQQKGWPMYAQLLIDLFKYLAPFLRNVELNKPMQILYKGTLRVLLVLLHDFPEFLCDYHYGFCDVIPPNCIQLRNLILSAFPRNMRLPDPFTPNLKVDMLSEINIAPRILTNFTGVMPSQFKKDLDSYLKTRSPVTFLSELRSNLQVSNEPGNRYNIQLINALVLYVGTQAIAHIHNKGSTPSMSTITHSAHMDIFQNLAVDLDTEGRYLFLNAIANQLRYPNSHTHYFSCTMLYLFAEANTEAIQEQITRVLLERLIVNRPHPWGLLITFIELIKNPAFKFWSHDFVHCAPEIEKLFQSVAQCCMGQKQAQQVMEGTGAS, from the exons AGTTTGAAGCCGTCTGCTCACTTATTCACTCAACTGAGCAAAGTTCTTAAGCTCAGCAAAGTCCAAGAG GTTATATTTGGCCTTGCTCTGCTCAACTCCAGCAACACAGACCTTCGTGGCTTTG CTGCTCAGTTCATCAAGCAGAAACTTCCAGACCTCCTGCGGTCATACGTTGACGCAGATCTTGGAGGAAACCAAGAAGGTGGCTTCCAAGACATTGCCATAGAGGTGCTGCACCTACTGCTCTCCCATCTACTGTTTGGACAGAAGGGAGCCAGTGGGGTAGGGCAAGAGCAGATTGACGCCTTCCTAAAAACACTTTGCCGAG ATTTCCCCCAGGAGCGCTGTCCTGTGGTGCTCGCACCACTGCTGTACCCTGAAAAACGGGACATTCTCATGGACAGGATCCTGCCTGACTCGGGGGAGTTAGCTAAGACCAGGATGGAGAGTTCTCTTGCAGAATTCATTCAAGAAGTTGGCTATGGTTTCTGTGCTAG tCTGGACGAGTGCAGAAACATAATCGTCCAATATGGGGTGAGAGAGGTGACAGCCAGCCAGGTAGCCAGAGTCCTGGGCATGATGGCTCGTACCCACTCTGGTCTAACTGACGGCATCCCACTACAG TCTATCTCCGCTCCAGGAAGTGGTATCTGGAGCGATGGGAAAGATAAGAACGATGGTTCGCAGTCACATACGTGGAACGTTGAGGTACTCATCGACATTGTCAAAGAAGTG AATCCCAATCTCAACTTCAAAGAGGTGACATATGAACTGGACCACCCGGGCTTTATAATCCGAGATAGCAAAGGCCTGCAGATAGTGGTGTTTGGGATCCTGAGAGGGCTGGGCATTGAAAGTTTCCCTGTGGATCTCATCTATCGGCCTTGGAAACATGCTGAGGGACAG tTGTCATTCATTCAACACTCCCTGATGAACCCGGAAGTGTTTTGCTTTGCCGACTACCCTTGTCACACTGTGGCCATTGACATCCTCAAGGCCCCACCAGAGGATGACAATAGAGAGATTGCCACATG GAAAAGTCTTGATCTGGTGGAGAGTCTGCTTCGACTGTCTGAGGTGGGCCAGTATGAGCAGGTGAAGCAGCTGTTCAGCTTCCCGATCAAACACTGCCCAGATATGTTGGTGCTGGCATTACTGCAGATTACCACCTCATGGCACACACTGCGCCACGAGCTCATCTCCACCCTGATGCCCATCTTTTTGGGAAATCACCCCAACTCTGCCATTATCCTGCACTACGCCTGGCATGGACAG GGACAGTCTCCTTCCATACGTCAGCTAATTATGCATTCGATGGCTGAATGGTACATGAGAGGGGAGCAGTATGACCAAGCAAAGTTATCTCGCATCCTGGATGTGGCCCAAGACTTAAAG TCTCTATCAATGCTGCTGAATGGTACTCCGTTTGCCTTTGTTATTGATCTCGCTGCACTTGCCTCGCGTCGTGAATACCTCAAACTTGATAAATGGCTTACTGACAAAATTAGAGAGCACGGG GAACCTTTCATCCAAGCTTGTGTGACGTTCTTGAAGAGGCGCTGTCCATCCATTATGGGGGGTTTGGCTCCTGACAAGGACCAGCCCAAAAGTGCCCAGTTACCTCCAGAGACTTTAGCCACCATGCTAGCCTGCTTGCAGTCATGTGCTGG CAGTGTATCCCAGGAGTTGTCGGAGACTATCCTGACGATGGTGGCTAATTGCAGCAATGTAATGAATAAAGCCCGACAGCCACCACCAGGTGTAATGCCAAAGGGACGTGCCCCGAGCACCAGCACCCTAGATGCCATCTCACCTGTACAG atggaccctCTGAGTGGCATTGGCGGTTTGAATTTGGGGCCCACAGCTACTTCCCACAATCCAAGCATAAGTTTCCCAACCCCAGTGAATACACCTTTCAATAATCCCCAGTCTCCAGCAAAAGCCTTTCCACCACTTCCCAATCCTAATCCCAGCACACCTTTTGGGAGCATTTCCGGCCTCCCTTCACAGCTCCCTG GTGCACTTGGCACGGGCATCGGTCCTGGTCTAGGGATGCCAGCAGGAAGCACTGATCCTTTTGGTCCCAGGAAGATGAGCACACCGGGCCTGAACCCACCAACCTTTCAGCAGA CCGACCTTTCTCAGGTGTGGCCCGAAGCAAACCAGCACTTTAGTAAGGAAATAGATGACGAAGCAAACAGTTACTTCCAGCGCATTTACAACCATCCACCTCACCCAACCATGTCTGTGGATGAA GTCTTGGAAATGCTGCAGAGGTTTAAGGATTCAACCATCAAGCGGGAGCGAGAGGTGTTCAACTGCATGCTTCGAAACCTGTTTGAGGAATACAGATTCTTCCCCCAGTACCCGGACAAGGAGCTGCATATCACTGCCTGTCTTTTTGGTGGAATAATCGAGAAGGGTCTTGTCACGTACATGGCCCTCGGTTTGGCCCTCCGATATGTTCTTGAAGCCTTAAGAAAACCGTACGGATCCAAAATGTATTACTTTGGAATTGCTGCCCTAGATCGGTTCAAAAACAG aCTAAAGGACTACCCTCAGTACTGTCAGCACCTGGCTTCAATTGGTCATTTCTTGCAATTCCCCCACCATTTACAAGAG TATATTGAGTATGGACAACAGTCACGGGACCCTCCAGTGAAGATGCAGGGGTCCATCACCACACCTGGGAGCCTGGCTCTGGTACAAGCCCAGGCACAGTCACAGCAACCTGCCGGCCTTAAAGCCCCACAGCCAGGCCAGCCCAGCACCCTCGTCACAACCACCACCACGACAACCACGGCCTCCAAGACGTCCACGATCGCAAGACCGACACCCAGCAACTTCAAGAAGGATGTGCCT CCCTCCATAAACACTACCAACATTGACACCCTGCTGGTGGCTACTGACCAAACGGAAAGGATTGTAGAACCTCCGGAGAATGTCCAGGAGAAGATTGCTTTTATTTTCAACAACCTTTCTCAGTCCAACATGACTCAGAAG GTCGAGGAGTTGAAAGAGACGGTGAAAGAGGAGTTTATGCCCTGGGTGTCTCAGTACCTGGTGATGAAGCGAGTCAGCATCGAGCCCAACTTTCACAGCCTCTACTCAAACTTTTTGGACACACTCAAAAACCCCGAGTTTGTGAAGATGGTTCTTAATGAAACCTACAGGAACATCAAG GTGCTTCTGACCTCAGACAAGGCAGCTGCCAACTTCTCTGATCGCTCCCTGCTGAAGAACCTTGGCCACTGGTTAGGCATGATTACACTGGCCAAAAACAAGCCTATCCTTTACACA GATCTAGAAGTAAAGTCTTTGCTACTGGAAGCTTATGTGAAAGGCCAGCAGGAGCTGCTCTATGTGGTTCCCTTTGTGGCCAAAGTTTTGGAATCCAGCGTGCGAAGCATG GTTTTCAGACCCCAGAATCCTTGGACAATGGCCATCATGAATGTTCTCGCTGAGCTGCATCAGGAACATGACCTCAAG TTGAATTTGAAGTTTGAGATTGAAGTTCTGTGTAAGAACTTATCTTTGGACATCAACGAGCTGAAGCCAGGAAACCTGCTGAAGGACAAGGAGAAGCTAAAGAACCTCGAGGAGCAGCTATCGGCACCAAAGAAGGAGGCAAAACCTCCAGAGGAGATGCTGCCAGTCTCTACTGCAG GAGACTTTGTTCCATTTGCAGCTCCTCCCTCCACCCCAGCTGCAACCACCACCACTTGTGCAACGACCGGGCCCCCCACCCCGCAGTTTAGTTACCATGACATCAATGTGTATGCACTGGCAGGCCTGGCTCCCCACATCAATATAAATGTCAAC ATCCCTCTGCTGCAGGCTCATCCTCAGCTAAAGCAATGTGTGCGTCAATCAGTGGAGCGTGCCGTCCAGGAGCTGGTGCACCCTGTGGTCGATCGCTCTATCAAAATCGCAATGACAACCTGTGAGCAGATCATCAGGAAGGACTTTGCTCTGGATTCTGAAGAGTCCCGCATGCGTGTGGCTGCGCACCATATGATGAGAAACCTGACTGCTGGCATGGCCATGATCACCTGCCGTGAGCCTCTGCTCATGAGCATTGCCACCAACCTAAAGAATAgctttgctgcagctctgagG GCACCAACACCCCAACAGAGGGACATGATGGAAGAGGCTGCAGCCAGAATTGCTCAAGACAACTGTGAACTGGCTTGCTGTTTCATTCAGaaaacagcagtggagaagGCTGGCCCTGAAATGGACAAGAGACTAGCCACG GAGTTTGAGCTGAGGAAGCATGCACGCCAGGAGGGACGTCGCTATTGTGATCCCGTTGTTCTGACTTACCAGGCTGAACGTATGCCAGAGCAGATCAGGCTAAAG GTGGGAGGAGTGGACCCTAAGCAGCTGGCTGTGTATGAGGAGTTTGCTAGAAATGTTCCAGGTTTCTTACCAAGTAATGACCTTTCCCAACCGACTGGCTTCTTGGCTCAGCCCATGAAG CAACAGGCATGGGCGACGGATGATGTTGCTCAGATCTATGATAAGTGCATAGCAGACCTGGAGCAGCATCTTCATGCCATCCCTCCAGCGCTTGCCATGAACCCTCTTACCCAGGCCCTGCGGAGCTTGCTGGAAGCTGTGGCTCTGGCTAGAAACTCCAGGGATGGCATTGCAGCGCTTGGCTTGCTGCAGAAG GCTGTTGAAGGTCTTCTGGATGCTACGAGCGGCGCCGATGCCGACTTGCTGCTTCGCTATAGGGAGTGCCACCTGTTGGTGCTTAAAGCCCTCCAGGATGGACGTGCCTATGGCCCACAGTGGTGCAATAAGCAGATCACCAG GTGTCTGATTGAATGCCGTGACGAATACAAGTACAACGTCGAGGCGGTGGAGCTTTTGATCAGGAACCATCTTGTAAATATGCAGCAGTATGACCTGCACCTAGCACAG TCAATGGAAAATGGACTGCACTACATGGCGGTTGCATTTGCCATGCAGTTggtgaagctgctgctggtggaTGAACGCAGTGTGAGCCACGTCACAGAAGCTGACCTCTTCCACACAATTGAGACTTTAATGAGGACCTGTGCACACTCCAGAGCTAATGCACCTGAGGG GCTTCCCCAGCTGATGGATGTGGTTCGCTCCAACTATGAAGCCATGATTGACCGGGCCCACGGTGGACCCAACTTCATGATGCACTCTGGGATTTCACAGGCGTCAGAATATGATGATCCTCCAGGCTTGAGGGAGAAGGCAGAGTACCTCCTGAGGGAATGGGTCAACCTGTATcactcagctgctgctggcaggGATAGCACCAAAGCTTTCTCTGCCTTTGTTGGCCAG ATGCACCAGCAGGGAATTCTGAAGACGGATGACCTGATCACTCGCTTCTTCCGGCTGTGCACAGAAATGTGTGTGGAGATTAGCTATCGGGCACAAGCTGAACAGCAGCACAACCCAGCAGCCAGTGCAGCCATCATCAGAGCTAAATGTTACCACAACCTGGATGCATTTGTGAGGCTCATAGCCCTGCTGGTGAAACACTCTGGAGAGGCCACCAACACAGTGACAAAAATCAACCTCCTCAACAAG GTGCTCGGTATTGTAGTTGGCGTGTTGATCCAGGACCACGATGTTCGTCAGACTGAATTCCAGCAGCTGCCGTATCACCGCATTTTCATCATGCTGCTGTTGGAGCTCAACGCCCCTGAACATGTCCTGGAAACCATCAACTTCCAGACACTCACTGCCTTCTG CAATACCTTCCACATCCTGAGACCCACCAAAGCACCTGGTTTTGTGTACGCCTGGCTGGAACTGATTTCTCATCGCATCTTCATTGCCAGGATGCTTGCACACACCCCACAGCAGAAG GGTTGGCCCATGTACGCACAACTGTTGATTGATCTTTTCAAATACCTGGCCCCTTTCCTGAGGAACGTAGAGCTCAACAAACCTATGCAAATCCTCTACAAG GGCACGCTGCGAGTGCTCCTGGTTCTGCTTCACGACTTCCCAGAGTTTCTGTGCGATTACCATTATGGCTTCTGTGATGTCATCCCACCCAACTGCATCCAGCTCCGCAACCTCATCCTCAGTGCCTTTCCACGCAATATGAGGCTTCCTGACCCTTTCACACCCAATCTGAAG GTGGACATGCTGAGCGAGATCAACATCGCTCCACGGATCCTCACAAACTTCACAGGCGTGATGCCTTCACAGTTCAAAAAGGATCTGGACTCGTATCTGAAGACGCGCTCACCCGTGACGTTCCTGTCTGAGCTCCGTAGTAACCTGCAG GTGTCTAATGAACCAGGAAACCGCTACAACATCCAGCTGATCAATGCTCTAGTGTTGTATGTGGGGACACAGGCAATTGCTCACATTCACAATAAGGGCAGCACCCCCTCCATGAGCACCATCACCCACTCTGCTCACATGGACATCTTCCAGAATCTGGCTGTGGACCTGGACACTGAGG GGCGTTACCTGTTCTTGAATGCGATCGCCAATCAGCTGCGTTACCCCAACAGTCACACTCACTACTTCAGCTGCACGATGCTCTATCTGTTTGCCGAGGCCAACACTGAGGCCATCCAGGAGCAGATCACCAG GGTTCTGTTGGAGAGGCTGATAGTGAACAGGCCTCACCCGTGGGGTCTCCTCATCACCTTCATCGAGCTGATCAAGAATCCTGCCTTCAAGTTCTGGAGCCACGACTTTGTGCACTGTGCCCCTGAGATTGAAAA GCTGTTTCAGTCTGTCGCCCAGTGCTGCATGGGACAGAAGCAGGCCCAGCAGGTGATGGAGGGCACCGGTGCCAGCTAG